One stretch of Pedobacter riviphilus DNA includes these proteins:
- a CDS encoding SusC/RagA family TonB-linked outer membrane protein — protein sequence MEFDVARNGNDLFRKEQRYGFFPSISGFWNLGEEKFFKKLFPFIDLFKFRGSYGLTGSDFGYPTVLTSIAYTLPGSGTIFGNGATEGALVNADVTWEKSRKTDVGVDINMFAGKLTMSADYFYEYRYDQLINQGAISAIIGQAVPRRNVGISDNKGFEVELNYRDKIAAVSYSIGGNLSHFKNKIIYISEAPDYPYLAQTGRQIGLTKGYQFIGFYQASDFDANGSVRSGVAYPLWSTIQPGDMKYADLNGDGFITAADQTFLSQPNIPTYTYGINLGLNYKNFSLRALVQGAWGYAINVFAEGTDIFNGVPQPLHLQSWSPNNPDNAIFPRIGFNNNINNRTWQTISDFSLTPGSYVRLKSLELGFQLPKKWIDKTHFIQNCRIYTAGYNLFTIRDTGKFQVDPEIAQGSNAGTAYPITTNYTFGLQVGF from the coding sequence ATTGAATTTGATGTTGCACGAAATGGTAACGATTTGTTTAGAAAAGAACAACGTTATGGCTTTTTCCCATCAATTTCTGGCTTCTGGAATTTGGGGGAGGAAAAATTCTTTAAAAAACTGTTCCCTTTTATTGATCTTTTTAAGTTCAGGGGATCTTATGGGCTTACCGGAAGCGACTTTGGTTACCCTACAGTACTTACTTCAATAGCCTATACACTGCCCGGGTCAGGAACGATTTTTGGAAACGGTGCAACCGAAGGTGCATTGGTAAATGCTGATGTAACCTGGGAAAAATCGAGAAAAACAGATGTCGGAGTCGATATCAATATGTTTGCCGGGAAACTCACCATGTCTGCAGATTATTTTTATGAATATCGGTACGATCAGCTAATTAACCAAGGGGCAATATCTGCAATAATTGGTCAGGCCGTGCCAAGAAGAAATGTTGGAATATCCGATAACAAAGGATTTGAGGTAGAACTGAACTACCGCGACAAGATCGCGGCAGTTTCCTATTCAATTGGTGGTAATCTTTCGCACTTTAAAAATAAGATCATTTATATCAGTGAGGCGCCCGATTATCCTTATTTGGCACAAACCGGAAGACAGATTGGTTTAACTAAGGGTTACCAGTTTATTGGCTTTTATCAAGCTTCAGATTTTGATGCAAACGGATCGGTTAGATCTGGGGTGGCTTACCCTTTATGGAGTACCATCCAGCCGGGCGATATGAAATATGCCGACCTGAATGGCGACGGCTTTATCACCGCTGCCGACCAGACTTTCCTGTCGCAGCCTAATATTCCAACCTATACTTATGGAATAAACCTGGGGTTAAACTATAAGAATTTCTCACTGCGTGCCCTGGTACAGGGAGCATGGGGTTATGCCATTAACGTTTTTGCCGAAGGGACTGATATTTTTAATGGTGTGCCACAGCCGCTGCATCTCCAAAGTTGGAGCCCAAATAATCCTGATAACGCTATTTTTCCTAGAATTGGTTTTAATAACAATATTAATAACAGGACCTGGCAAACCATATCCGATTTTAGCCTTACTCCCGGAAGTTATGTCCGTCTGAAATCGCTCGAACTAGGATTTCAGCTGCCTAAAAAGTGGATAGATAAAACGCATTTTATTCAGAATTGCAGAATCTACACGGCAGGTTATAATCTCTTTACCATCAGAGATACGGGTAAGTTTCAGGTTGATCCGGAAATTGCCCAGGGCAGTAACGCCGGCACAGCATACCCAATTACAACGAACTATACTTTTGGACTGCAGGTAGGTTTTTAA
- a CDS encoding RagB/SusD family nutrient uptake outer membrane protein yields MKKTILVYKNISAGCLSLMIGSGSRLMFTAMLIAGLSACRKSGFLDQKKLSQIDENTVFTDSLNSWNYVNSRYSNLSYSWEPNRWGRGGVDAASDEVQSANAPTEQETYWAGGAINPSNVTAEIWTITWQQVRAVNIFLKNQLRIPMTANTKKLLEGQMRFLRAWYYATMLKTYGGFPLIGNTIFSDGDAIDLPRNTYEECLNYIISECDAAASLLPVDFVAATGNPADYGRATKGAALALKARLLLYAASPLVNVSRGDDPARLVSLGNTDPNRWKLAADAAQAVINLGQYTLFRRVTPFFYNQFLNGLTAATPNSEAVFSFLPATTTQNNMIRETLANPATRGTRYQSTPSCFPLQELVDAFGMANGKAIDDPASGYPGTGNNMYLNRDPRFYATITYNGGLRFLNGKATDQPVWTYTGDIPSSPTNDASISGARTDGIYTATGTSTGYFAYKMLANNVANGGVELNRPRILIRYAEVLLNAAEANNEFSGPSSQIYTWLKDIRDRAGIAAGTDGMYGMKASMTQAEMRTFLQRERQVELALEEHRFWDVRRWKTAPQVLNQDLHGMEITRASNGSYSYRTIVVRKNVFRDNMYFFPIPQAELTKAPSMKQNPGY; encoded by the coding sequence ATGAAAAAGACAATTTTAGTGTATAAAAATATAAGTGCGGGTTGTTTAAGCCTAATGATTGGATCTGGATCTAGGTTAATGTTTACAGCTATGCTTATTGCTGGTTTGAGCGCATGCAGGAAATCAGGCTTTCTCGACCAAAAAAAATTGAGTCAGATAGATGAAAATACCGTTTTTACGGATAGTTTAAACAGTTGGAACTATGTAAACAGCAGGTATAGCAATCTAAGTTATTCATGGGAGCCAAATAGGTGGGGAAGAGGTGGTGTTGATGCTGCAAGTGATGAAGTACAGTCGGCAAATGCCCCAACCGAACAGGAAACCTATTGGGCCGGTGGGGCAATAAATCCAAGCAACGTAACTGCCGAGATCTGGACAATTACCTGGCAACAGGTGCGGGCGGTTAATATTTTTCTTAAAAACCAATTGCGTATCCCCATGACCGCCAATACCAAAAAACTTCTGGAGGGGCAAATGCGGTTTTTAAGGGCGTGGTATTATGCAACTATGCTGAAAACTTATGGAGGCTTCCCATTAATAGGTAACACCATTTTTAGCGATGGAGATGCGATTGATTTGCCACGTAATACTTACGAGGAGTGCTTGAACTACATTATATCAGAGTGCGATGCTGCTGCAAGCCTGCTGCCTGTTGATTTTGTGGCGGCTACAGGTAATCCGGCCGACTATGGCAGGGCTACCAAGGGAGCCGCTCTGGCACTAAAGGCCCGCTTACTTTTATATGCGGCAAGTCCTTTGGTAAATGTATCAAGGGGCGACGATCCTGCACGGCTGGTTTCATTGGGGAATACCGATCCTAACCGTTGGAAACTTGCCGCCGATGCAGCACAAGCGGTAATTAACCTGGGGCAATATACTTTGTTTCGTAGGGTTACGCCATTTTTCTATAATCAGTTTCTCAATGGGCTTACCGCTGCTACACCAAATTCAGAGGCTGTTTTTTCTTTTTTACCCGCAACCACCACTCAAAATAATATGATCAGGGAAACGCTTGCCAATCCGGCAACAAGGGGCACAAGATATCAGAGTACGCCCAGTTGTTTTCCCTTACAGGAACTTGTAGATGCTTTTGGAATGGCTAATGGAAAAGCAATTGACGATCCTGCCTCAGGATATCCGGGTACTGGAAATAATATGTATCTCAACCGCGATCCCCGTTTTTATGCCACCATTACTTATAACGGAGGGCTGCGCTTTTTGAATGGTAAAGCAACAGATCAGCCGGTATGGACTTACACCGGAGATATACCCTCTTCACCTACGAATGATGCATCCATCTCTGGCGCAAGAACTGATGGGATTTATACTGCAACAGGTACAAGTACAGGTTATTTTGCCTATAAAATGCTCGCCAATAATGTGGCTAACGGTGGGGTAGAATTAAACCGGCCAAGAATTCTGATTCGCTATGCCGAAGTGTTATTGAACGCCGCTGAAGCCAATAACGAATTTAGTGGGCCATCTTCACAAATTTACACCTGGCTAAAGGATATAAGAGACCGTGCAGGTATCGCAGCAGGTACCGATGGCATGTATGGAATGAAAGCCAGCATGACACAGGCAGAAATGAGAACATTTTTACAACGCGAGCGTCAGGTAGAACTTGCCCTTGAAGAACACCGTTTCTGGGACGTGCGAAGATGGAAAACCGCACCTCAGGTACTCAACCAGGATCTTCATGGGATGGAAATTACCAGGGCAAGTAACGGAAGTTACAGCTACCGTACAATTGTAGTGAGGAAAAATGTTTTCAGGGATAACATGTATTTCTTTCCAATCCCACAGGCAGAATTAACTAAAGCACCTTCGATGAAACAAAACCCAGGATATTAA
- a CDS encoding CHRD domain-containing protein, translating to MMKNNIFKILVLCAVVIFTGCTKGKELKSLTGATYTVTGAADGTQMVPATGVNATGSFNGWYDEQANVLTFTLTWSNIFTGAPADVITSVKFYGPAATGTNGTLIKTVTFSNSNASGSVNLGLGGYAELSPTEIPVLLNGSCYYVLCTQKYPTGIIRGQLKSIKN from the coding sequence ATGATGAAAAACAACATATTTAAAATTCTGGTTTTATGTGCAGTCGTCATATTTACAGGCTGTACAAAAGGAAAAGAACTGAAATCCTTAACCGGGGCAACTTATACTGTTACCGGCGCTGCAGATGGAACGCAAATGGTACCCGCTACAGGTGTTAATGCTACAGGAAGTTTTAATGGCTGGTACGATGAACAAGCAAATGTGCTAACCTTTACCCTAACCTGGAGCAATATTTTTACGGGTGCTCCTGCTGATGTAATCACTTCGGTAAAATTTTATGGGCCTGCAGCAACAGGAACTAACGGCACGCTGATCAAAACAGTAACTTTTTCCAACAGTAATGCATCAGGCTCGGTTAACCTTGGGCTTGGCGGATATGCCGAGCTAAGCCCAACAGAAATACCTGTATTACTTAACGGAAGTTGTTATTATGTGCTTTGTACCCAAAAATACCCAACAGGCATAATCAGGGGGCAACTTAAATCGATCAAAAACTGA
- a CDS encoding glycoside hydrolase family 97 protein → MKFYQYTFLTLFFFITFFRASAQNINPGSEQILYSPDRSLMVRFYQKESADYKKTFFYQLSYKGKNVILESKLDLELDNHLSESAMALPVDTHQKWFENLEIKNSVRMQKDTTWTPVYGERKFIRDHYNSLVIKTVKDDNPIYEMNIEFRAYNQGVAFRFFFPENVKGTYYRIMSENTEFKFEEGTSAWKANWAQAPYNKVALENWDAEAERPLTLELKNGLFVSLLEAQMVDYSRTKFKLKEKNTIVTSMFTPVDLISPVASPWRSVMVAESAAGIAEGTDLILNLNESSKIKDQSWIKPGKIMRVMTQTTKDALENIDFAKKRNLQYVLFDWKWYGPAFSFSSDASKVAISDFDLPAIIKYGKENGIGVWLYVNQQALLMQSDSLFSIYKKWGVAGVKFGFVQSGSHRWTTWVEKAIQQAAQNQIMVNIHDDWRPTGEQRTWPNLMTAEGIRGNEEMPDATSNTVMPFTRYIAGAADYTICYFNNRIKTTHAHQLALAAIYFSPIQTLYWYDKPALYKGEPELEFWDKIPVTWDETKVLSGSPGEYVTTARRSGEEWFLGSITNNEARKVELKFDFLPKGQKFVARIYNDDNTVATATKVGIKDITVDSKSILKLDLQASGGAAIWLHKK, encoded by the coding sequence ATGAAATTTTACCAATATACTTTTCTTACACTATTTTTCTTTATTACATTTTTTAGGGCATCAGCGCAAAATATCAATCCTGGTTCAGAACAGATACTTTATTCTCCTGACAGGTCTCTTATGGTCCGTTTTTATCAAAAAGAATCAGCAGATTATAAAAAAACATTTTTTTATCAATTGTCTTATAAAGGAAAAAATGTTATTCTAGAGTCGAAACTTGATCTGGAGCTTGATAATCACCTGTCAGAAAGTGCAATGGCACTTCCAGTAGATACCCATCAAAAATGGTTTGAGAATCTCGAGATAAAGAATTCAGTGCGCATGCAAAAAGATACCACCTGGACTCCTGTTTATGGCGAAAGGAAATTTATCCGTGATCATTACAACAGTTTGGTGATTAAAACGGTGAAGGATGATAATCCGATATACGAAATGAATATCGAATTCAGGGCCTATAACCAGGGTGTAGCATTCCGCTTTTTCTTCCCAGAAAATGTTAAGGGAACCTATTACCGGATCATGTCTGAAAATACTGAATTTAAGTTTGAAGAAGGTACATCAGCCTGGAAGGCAAACTGGGCACAGGCACCATATAATAAGGTGGCACTAGAAAATTGGGATGCAGAAGCCGAACGACCACTGACTCTTGAACTGAAAAATGGTCTGTTTGTATCTTTGTTAGAGGCCCAGATGGTAGATTATTCCAGAACAAAATTTAAACTGAAGGAAAAAAATACAATAGTTACCTCTATGTTTACCCCTGTAGATCTGATTTCTCCAGTAGCAAGCCCCTGGAGATCGGTAATGGTTGCCGAAAGTGCAGCAGGCATCGCTGAAGGAACAGATCTGATCTTAAACCTCAATGAATCATCTAAAATAAAAGATCAAAGCTGGATAAAACCAGGTAAGATTATGCGCGTGATGACGCAAACTACAAAAGATGCACTAGAGAATATCGATTTTGCAAAAAAACGCAACCTGCAGTATGTCCTGTTCGACTGGAAATGGTATGGCCCCGCCTTCAGTTTCAGTTCAGATGCATCAAAAGTGGCCATCAGCGATTTCGACCTACCTGCAATTATTAAATACGGAAAAGAAAACGGAATAGGGGTGTGGTTATATGTTAACCAACAGGCGCTCTTGATGCAGAGTGATAGCCTTTTTTCAATCTACAAAAAATGGGGTGTTGCAGGGGTTAAGTTTGGCTTTGTGCAATCAGGCTCACACCGTTGGACAACATGGGTAGAAAAAGCCATACAACAGGCAGCACAGAACCAGATAATGGTTAACATTCACGATGATTGGCGCCCAACGGGCGAGCAACGCACCTGGCCCAATTTAATGACAGCAGAAGGAATAAGGGGAAATGAAGAAATGCCCGATGCCACCAGTAATACCGTAATGCCGTTTACCAGGTATATTGCAGGAGCTGCAGATTATACCATCTGTTATTTTAATAATCGGATTAAGACTACTCACGCACATCAGCTTGCTTTGGCTGCCATTTATTTCAGCCCCATCCAGACTTTATATTGGTATGATAAACCAGCCCTTTATAAAGGCGAACCCGAGCTTGAATTCTGGGACAAGATTCCTGTTACCTGGGATGAAACAAAGGTTTTGTCGGGAAGCCCTGGTGAGTACGTTACAACAGCAAGGCGCAGTGGCGAGGAATGGTTTTTAGGTAGTATTACCAATAACGAGGCCCGTAAGGTAGAATTGAAGTTCGATTTTCTTCCGAAGGGACAAAAATTTGTTGCCCGGATTTATAACGATGACAACACTGTTGCCACTGCCACTAAAGTGGGGATAAAAGACATAACAGTTGATTCAAAATCTATCCTGAAACTGGATCTCCAGGCTTCAGGAGGTGCTGCAATCTGGCTCCATAAAAAATAA
- the fucP gene encoding L-fucose:H+ symporter permease, protein MGVAHSMSDVLNKHFQNVLNVSKAQSGLIQFSVFGAYFIMSIPAGIFLKRFGYKAGVILGLGLFALGTFLFVPAANAESFGFFRIALFILGCGMATLETVAHPFAASLGDQRTSDRRVNFSQSFNAIGAIIGPAIGTFFLLRATSGGHENSLDSVKLLYAGLGGFILIVAVAFFFIRIPDLIDPHHISDEPIAAQNIDIAPGKSLFQNRHFVWAVAAQFFNVAAQAGTWSYFINYGHEKMGFSDEKAGNFMVLFMVMMALGRFVGTYLMKFIAPNKILAAFAICSIVACLIVAQSWGWTSYCALLSINFFFSIMFPTIFSLGLKNLGSHTQQASSYISMGVVGGAVMPYFMGKIANVDVAHAYYLPIICYVVIFLFAARFFRVTR, encoded by the coding sequence ATGGGAGTGGCACACTCCATGAGCGATGTGCTCAATAAACATTTTCAGAATGTACTTAACGTATCAAAAGCACAGTCTGGACTAATCCAGTTTTCCGTATTTGGTGCCTATTTTATCATGAGCATTCCTGCTGGGATATTTCTGAAGCGCTTTGGTTATAAAGCCGGTGTAATATTGGGGCTCGGGCTTTTTGCGCTGGGTACTTTTCTTTTTGTACCAGCTGCAAATGCAGAAAGTTTTGGTTTTTTTAGGATAGCATTATTTATTCTTGGCTGCGGAATGGCAACATTGGAGACTGTTGCACATCCCTTTGCGGCCTCACTGGGCGATCAGCGTACCAGTGATAGAAGGGTAAACTTCTCTCAGTCTTTCAATGCAATAGGTGCAATAATTGGCCCGGCGATAGGAACATTCTTTTTACTTCGAGCAACTTCCGGAGGACACGAAAATTCCCTCGATTCGGTAAAATTGCTTTACGCAGGACTCGGAGGATTTATTTTGATCGTTGCGGTGGCTTTTTTCTTTATCCGCATTCCCGATCTGATCGATCCGCACCACATTTCTGATGAACCCATAGCAGCACAGAATATCGATATTGCTCCTGGAAAAAGCCTTTTTCAGAACAGGCACTTTGTTTGGGCAGTAGCGGCTCAGTTTTTTAATGTAGCTGCACAGGCGGGTACTTGGAGTTATTTTATAAATTATGGACATGAGAAGATGGGCTTTTCTGATGAGAAGGCCGGAAACTTTATGGTATTGTTTATGGTAATGATGGCGCTCGGAAGATTCGTTGGGACTTACCTGATGAAATTTATAGCCCCGAATAAGATCCTTGCAGCATTCGCCATTTGTAGTATTGTTGCCTGTCTTATTGTAGCCCAAAGCTGGGGCTGGACATCGTATTGCGCACTGCTAAGTATCAATTTTTTCTTTAGTATTATGTTCCCTACCATTTTTAGTCTCGGCCTGAAAAATCTTGGTTCACATACGCAACAAGCTTCCTCGTATATTTCTATGGGGGTGGTTGGCGGAGCGGTAATGCCTTATTTTATGGGTAAGATAGCCAATGTAGATGTTGCCCATGCTTATTATCTGCCCATTATCTGTTATGTAGTGATCTTTCTTTTTGCTGCCAGATTTTTTAGGGTAACCAGGTAA
- a CDS encoding ligand-binding sensor domain-containing protein — MRRILLIFLLLYAGMSVASERDSISVRHLEIEDGLSNNYIRCVYQDRKGFFWFGSRDGLNRYDGYGFKVFRNEIGNKTSLIHNIIHAINSDADNNIWIGTRKGLSIYDDKKGIFTEGSWHGSVEGTDLPITNVIRDLVPGTNHTMLVATEGIGLLRFKRGKTVGEQIPLLINGKRTFSYGVQSVRLDDKGREWAFVQNLGLYYVDPKVGALVLANADIVLALSLGVSSGQVYIGTNNGLYHYDPVKRENTAVPGSGIKLPGKAISSITTDKHNMLYLGTYGEGVFCYDPASGRVQVLDNEINNSLSGEQIYAIFIDKNDRKWIGTYSGGVTILDPVKKIFHTWAHNPQGNSIPGNSISSFLAPKDGKLYIGTDGTGLSIWDRKLNQFTNYKHTSDPNTISSNFISSMVSDNDGNIWIGTFTEGANRFDPNTKKFTRYKIVDPQTGVESKVAFTVFEDRDHDIWAGTLRRGSLLGGLYRFNPSLDKFELFDKNWVTCLP; from the coding sequence GTGCGAAGAATACTGCTGATTTTTCTTTTACTATATGCCGGTATGAGTGTGGCCTCAGAGCGAGACTCGATCAGCGTACGTCATCTGGAAATAGAAGATGGGCTATCCAATAATTATATCCGCTGTGTTTACCAGGACAGAAAAGGATTTTTCTGGTTCGGTAGCAGAGATGGCCTTAACCGTTATGATGGATATGGGTTCAAAGTATTCCGAAATGAGATTGGCAATAAAACTTCTCTGATCCATAATATTATACATGCAATTAACAGTGATGCAGACAATAATATATGGATAGGTACCAGGAAGGGATTAAGTATTTACGACGATAAAAAAGGCATTTTTACAGAAGGTTCATGGCATGGATCTGTAGAAGGAACAGATTTACCCATTACAAATGTAATCAGAGATCTTGTTCCCGGTACAAACCACACCATGCTTGTGGCTACCGAAGGAATTGGACTGCTACGGTTTAAGAGAGGTAAAACCGTGGGTGAGCAAATCCCCCTTCTTATAAATGGAAAGCGCACTTTTTCTTATGGTGTGCAATCGGTGAGGCTTGATGATAAGGGAAGAGAATGGGCATTTGTACAAAACCTTGGCCTTTATTATGTTGATCCCAAAGTTGGTGCACTGGTGCTGGCTAATGCAGATATTGTGCTTGCGCTTTCTTTGGGGGTAAGTAGCGGACAGGTGTATATTGGTACTAACAATGGTTTATACCACTATGATCCGGTAAAAAGGGAAAATACAGCTGTTCCAGGCAGTGGAATTAAACTACCGGGCAAAGCAATTTCAAGCATTACAACAGATAAGCATAATATGCTCTATCTGGGAACATATGGAGAAGGAGTATTCTGTTATGATCCGGCAAGTGGAAGGGTGCAGGTGCTGGATAATGAAATTAATAACAGCTTGAGCGGTGAGCAGATATACGCTATATTTATCGATAAAAACGATAGAAAATGGATTGGGACATATTCTGGCGGAGTAACCATTCTCGATCCTGTAAAAAAAATATTCCATACCTGGGCGCATAATCCGCAGGGAAATTCTATCCCCGGAAACTCCATATCATCATTTTTAGCGCCAAAAGATGGAAAACTTTATATCGGCACGGATGGTACGGGACTTAGTATCTGGGACAGGAAGTTAAACCAATTTACCAATTATAAACACACTTCAGACCCTAATACTATATCCAGTAATTTTATTTCATCAATGGTCTCTGACAATGATGGAAACATCTGGATCGGGACTTTTACAGAAGGAGCTAACCGTTTCGATCCGAATACAAAGAAATTTACTAGGTATAAGATCGTAGATCCGCAGACAGGAGTAGAAAGTAAGGTTGCTTTTACGGTATTTGAAGATAGAGACCATGATATCTGGGCAGGAACCCTCAGGCGTGGAAGTCTTCTTGGCGGACTTTATCGCTTTAATCCCAGTTTGGATAAGTTTGAACTTTTCGACAAAAACTGGGTGACCTGTTTACCATGA
- a CDS encoding hybrid sensor histidine kinase/response regulator transcription factor codes for MMQTRDGHIWAGNLDQLIEVDKKGKNHRFYDLGYTVRVIFEDKKGLLWIGTEGGGLIVFNPFKRKIVSRLTTANGLCNNSVLSLIPDNQGNLWMSTYFGVSCYNLAKGTFRSFYQSDGLQSNQFQINAGIKLSTGEIAFGGIKGFSLFDPQEIMPHSQMPSLFLTGITINNMPLEENLKLIVDEDNITIKEIEVPYDQAVFSFSFTALEFSSPEKISYKYFMDGWDRGWTNSGKDRKATYTHISEGNYTFRVRSTNAEGVWGHNEIILKIKVLPPWYRTWWAYLGYIAIISSLIYVYLRYRSAQTRLKYEVQIANLESQRKKAEYDTEVAQHKMERLAHEKERLINEQEKALAEKRMSFFTNISHEFRSPLSLIINPINDLIKNGNVEGNGNAALSMIQRNAKRMLSLVDQLLLFRKAEEGFENITAAKLDLEKLSREVFYCFVQQASAKLIDYRFENSAVNKEVYADRIKIEIVLFNLISNALKYTPNGGEIVVRLTEEDQSLLITVQDSGSGIPLTAGEKIFDRFYQAERTDGNHKSGFGIGLYLAKQFMEAHSGRISYKNRAEGGSIFNVCFLKGKAHLVGHVMEEEQESSEALFNEMYTSALPESAEQNNISLDVNLVSDRQSILVVDDERDIREYISGLFSNLYTVYQAENGEQGLQFAAEKLPDLIITDFKMQGIDGIEFCQMIKSNPTLSYIPVILLTASSSQEVKLKSVHGGADDYINKPFEREYLIARVANLLRNRNNLQNYFYNEITLQSNAVVVSEEYKKFLDTCILVVENHLTDSDFGIKALADEIGMSHSNLYKRVKSISGQSVNSFIRFIRLRKAAELMINSDNNVTEVAFRSGFNDAKYFGKQFSKLFGTTPSAFIRKHRKTFNKRYKMK; via the coding sequence ATGATGCAGACCCGGGATGGACACATTTGGGCCGGCAATCTCGATCAGCTGATCGAAGTTGATAAAAAAGGGAAGAACCACAGGTTTTATGATCTTGGTTATACCGTTAGGGTGATATTTGAAGACAAAAAAGGATTGCTCTGGATAGGAACAGAAGGTGGTGGGCTCATTGTTTTTAATCCTTTTAAAAGAAAAATAGTTTCAAGGTTAACTACTGCTAATGGCCTTTGTAATAATTCGGTACTGAGCCTCATTCCCGATAATCAGGGAAATCTATGGATGAGTACCTATTTCGGGGTATCATGTTATAACCTTGCTAAAGGTACTTTCAGAAGTTTTTACCAGAGTGATGGGTTGCAGAGCAATCAGTTCCAGATCAATGCGGGCATCAAACTCAGCACCGGGGAAATCGCTTTTGGGGGCATAAAAGGGTTTAGTCTTTTCGATCCACAGGAAATTATGCCACACAGCCAGATGCCAAGCCTGTTTCTTACCGGAATAACCATTAACAATATGCCGCTGGAAGAGAACCTGAAACTGATTGTTGATGAAGATAATATTACCATTAAGGAAATAGAGGTCCCCTATGATCAGGCCGTATTTTCCTTTTCTTTTACCGCACTCGAATTTTCATCCCCAGAAAAGATTTCCTATAAATATTTTATGGATGGCTGGGACAGGGGCTGGACAAATTCGGGGAAAGACAGAAAAGCAACTTATACGCATATTTCCGAAGGTAACTATACATTTAGGGTTAGAAGTACCAATGCGGAAGGGGTATGGGGGCACAATGAAATTATCCTGAAAATTAAGGTTCTTCCGCCATGGTACAGAACATGGTGGGCTTACTTGGGCTATATAGCTATTATCTCATCACTTATCTATGTATATCTTCGATATAGGTCTGCGCAGACCCGTTTAAAGTATGAAGTTCAGATTGCGAACCTCGAATCCCAAAGGAAGAAAGCAGAATATGATACGGAGGTAGCCCAGCATAAAATGGAGCGTTTAGCGCATGAAAAGGAGCGACTGATTAATGAGCAGGAAAAGGCACTTGCAGAGAAGCGCATGTCATTCTTTACCAATATTTCTCATGAATTCCGTTCCCCACTTTCTCTGATCATCAATCCAATTAATGACCTGATCAAAAACGGAAACGTGGAAGGTAATGGAAATGCAGCGCTCAGCATGATCCAGCGTAATGCCAAAAGGATGCTGTCACTGGTAGATCAGTTGCTGCTTTTTAGAAAAGCAGAAGAAGGTTTTGAGAACATCACAGCGGCTAAACTTGATCTTGAAAAATTATCCAGGGAGGTTTTTTATTGCTTCGTTCAACAGGCCTCAGCCAAGCTCATCGATTATAGGTTTGAAAATTCTGCAGTAAATAAGGAAGTATATGCCGATAGGATAAAGATCGAAATTGTGCTGTTTAACCTGATTTCTAATGCATTGAAATATACGCCAAATGGTGGTGAAATAGTGGTAAGGTTAACCGAAGAGGATCAAAGTCTTTTGATTACTGTCCAGGATTCAGGGTCAGGGATTCCCCTCACAGCAGGAGAAAAGATTTTTGATCGTTTTTATCAGGCGGAACGGACAGACGGGAACCATAAATCTGGATTTGGGATCGGGCTCTACCTGGCTAAACAGTTTATGGAAGCACATTCTGGGCGTATTTCTTATAAAAACAGGGCCGAAGGCGGAAGTATATTCAATGTCTGTTTCTTGAAGGGAAAAGCGCATCTTGTTGGCCATGTTATGGAAGAAGAACAGGAAAGTTCTGAAGCCCTTTTTAATGAAATGTATACCAGCGCATTGCCCGAGTCTGCTGAACAAAATAATATCAGTCTGGATGTAAACCTGGTTAGCGATCGGCAGTCTATTCTGGTTGTTGATGATGAAAGAGATATCCGGGAATACATTTCTGGTCTTTTCTCCAACCTGTACACTGTTTATCAGGCCGAGAATGGCGAACAAGGGCTTCAGTTCGCAGCAGAAAAACTTCCAGACCTGATTATTACAGATTTTAAGATGCAAGGGATAGATGGGATAGAATTCTGTCAGATGATCAAATCCAATCCTACGCTTTCTTATATCCCTGTTATTCTGTTAACCGCAAGTTCATCTCAGGAAGTGAAGCTGAAAAGTGTTCACGGTGGTGCTGATGATTATATCAACAAACCCTTTGAACGCGAATACCTGATTGCCAGGGTGGCCAATCTGCTTCGAAACCGGAATAATCTTCAAAATTACTTTTATAACGAAATCACGCTGCAGAGCAATGCTGTGGTCGTATCCGAAGAGTATAAGAAATTTTTGGATACCTGTATCTTAGTTGTTGAAAACCACCTTACAGATTCTGACTTCGGCATTAAGGCACTTGCCGATGAGATAGGGATGAGCCACTCTAATTTATATAAGCGTGTGAAAAGCATTTCCGGCCAATCGGTGAATTCCTTCATCCGCTTTATCCGTTTGAGGAAAGCTGCAGAGCTGATGATCAACTCTGACAATAATGTAACCGAGGTGGCTTTCCGTTCGGGATTTAATGACGCCAAATATTTTGGCAAACAGTTCTCAAAACTTTTTGGAACCACCCCTTCAGCGTTTATCCGGAAACACCGCAAGACTTTCAATAAAAGGTATAAAATGAAATAG